CCAGTAAGTTTAGCACTTCCTGCAACGGCTGATCTATGAACACCGAGTTTCTTGACCGAGCTTCGAGATATTGAACTTTGATTTGTACCTATCAGCGGAGAACGTATAGGCATCATCCTATGCGAGCTTTTTGTCTTGCCTTTTGATTCCAGCCAAGCTTGCAGTTTTGCTTCCATGTCTACTTTAACCTTGGGGGTCTCAACCTTGGGATTCATAGACACAACGTTTGAAATCTGCCTAGACCTTGCAGCGAGGCTAACAGTGCGAAGAGATTCTTGGTATTCTCCAGGATTCTGAAACGAACAAACATATTCAGCACATTAGCGACATAGGATATTTCCTGATCAAAGAAATGAACCTCACtgtaaaacaataaaacaattatCTTCCTACCAGGCATGCTACCATGAGAGCCCTACTAGTTCCCCCAAGTGAATCCTGCAATATTCTAGTCAATTTGCTTTCCCTGTAAGGCACTCTGGGCAGATTGTTATTCAGTGCATAAACCACATTGGACAATGCAAATAATGACTGGTTAATCTTGGCGCTCTCTTGCAGACGGATTCCTTCATTGCCTGTCCTTCTATTGTCTTCGTTACCTGCTTAAGTCGTGTAGAGTTAACGTTAAAGAGAAAGATGGTATACAATTAAATACTTGGAAAACAGGAAGAAATTTACCAGCCAGATCAATGAGATTGATTTTTCCAGTGACACCACCTTCCGAGAGTACTGAGATCACAAGCACTCCGTGGCTTCTACTAGAGACATCATTTAGACCAGTGTGTGCAACTTTCCTCCGCAGGACGCCACATGAGTACGCCTCGTGAAACTCAGGCATGGAGTTAACTGGGATACTAGACAGTCCCTTGAGATGAACTTGTCCATCCTTATCTTCCCAAATAGCAACCTCGGTGGCTTTAACCTCTAGGAGATCCCAACATCTGTCCatgtaaacttcataatacgaAACCTCAGCACTACTTGCTGTCTTCTCGCACATAGACAGGATGGTGGACATGGCCAATGGCATAAGGCCAGGCAGCTCATCGGTTCCCTGAGACAGATAATGCAAGAAGAGTTGAAACCACACATCATTTGCTATAATGAAGATGCAATTTacagaaaaaacaaacaaactagTTTGAAGAAAAGGTATAGTCTTTTGAAACGCATTTTAGAGCTCAAACGTGATAAAGGTTTTGAAAAGCAAAGATCAAAGGCAAAACTCCATGAAATCCAAAAATAATCTGTGAAATCTTAAAGCGAATCGACCTGCATGGTAAACGTCTTCCCGCTTCCGGTAGCTCCAAAGGCAAGCACAGTAGCGTTGAAACCGTTGAAAATCCCCAGAATCAAAGGATTTACTTCTCTATCAAATATCTGCCTCACCTTCTCATCACCATCTCTCCCGTGAAACAGCGCATCCAGCTGGTAGCATTCCTTCCGACTGGCTCCACAGTAAAACCACCGATTCGTCAGAATCCATAAATCAATTTGGAAAGAAGGGAAAGAGGGTTACCAGCTAAGTGGATCTTTGAGATGAACCGCCACTTCGCTGTCATGGTGTCTGTCGATTACGGAAACACACGGCTGGACTTCGGAGATCTCTCGGGGGAGAAAGGGACGAACCCTAAGGACGACCCTCACTTTCGAAACGCAAGACGAATTGAGAATGTTGGTTTTCAATGGGGTTTTCGAATCCATCTCTGTGTGTGTATgttagagaatagagagagagagagaaaacactTTTATTCAAATTTTGAGTTTAGTACAAGCGAGTGACCCGATCCCCTTGGTTTGAATTTGATcactctctattttttttttatttttttttttataaaaaggctTTTTAATGGGCCCGTAACGAGTAATTAACCCATACGaataatttttcggtaaatgcgatagcgttgttttaaaattcctaaacacattctatatttttattaatgtatattgaactcttttttatggtacatgagtatcattttaattttttatcaattaatttagtaaaattttataatactccataaggactaaccactataaaatcgttattctctagagaaacatagataacaaaggtttcaaacctttttaaaattaataatattttagtgcatgatgcaaatatgcattaaaacagtattgtcatatttttgaatttttctcaaaatctaagtgtTAACTCTTAcgaaaatatagagtttttcggtaaatactctagtgttgttttaaaatttctaaacatattctacatttgtattaatgtatattaaactctctttcatggtacatagaaatctttttaattctttagaaattaatttagtataacttcataaaacaccataaattggtggatgaaccactataaatcgctattctctagagaaacggagaaaacaaagatttcaaacctttctaaccttcatcatatgtttgtacATGATGGaaccatgcattaaaacaatattgtcatttttttgaatttttctcaaaatctatgtgttaacccttacgaaaatattgagtttttttggtaaatgatctatatactgaagcatgtGATATTtggtattgttttaaaatttatatacacattttacatttgtattaatgtatattaaactcttggtacatgagcatcattttaattttttatcaattaatttagtaaaactttatgaTACTTTCTAAAtaggtggactaaccactataaaatcgcaattctctagagaaacggagataacaaagggtttaaacctctttgaccttcatcatatgttagtgcatgatgcaaccatAAATTAAAACAGTGTTGTCAtatgtttgaatttttctcaaaatcgatGTGTTAacacctctacgaaaatattgagtttttcggtaaatgctctatacacttaagcctatgatctttagtgttgttttaaaatttctaaacacattctacatttgtattaatgtata
This genomic stretch from Brassica napus cultivar Da-Ae chromosome C9, Da-Ae, whole genome shotgun sequence harbors:
- the LOC106372581 gene encoding kinesin-like protein KIN-10B isoform X2, translated to MDSKTPLKTNILNSSCVSKVRVVLRVRPFLPREISEVQPCVSVIDRHHDSEVAVHLKDPLSCRKECYQLDALFHGRDGDEKVRQIFDREVNPLILGIFNGFNATVLAFGATGSGKTFTMQGTDELPGLMPLAMSTILSMCEKTASSAEVSYYEVYMDRCWDLLEVKATEVAIWEDKDGQVHLKGLSSIPVNSMPEFHEAYSCGVLRRKVAHTGLNDVSSRSHGVLVISVLSEGGVTGKINLIDLAGNEDNRRTGNEGIRLQESAKINQSLFALSNVVYALNNNLPRVPYRESKLTRILQDSLGGTSRALMVACLNPGEYQESLRTVSLAARSRQISNVVSMNPKVETPKVKVDMEAKLQAWLESKGKTKSSHRMMPIRSPLIGTNQSSISRSSVKKLGVHRSAVAGSAKLTGKEQRNAFVSARNLFGGEISDASQLWEPIQNLHLASPTKEDERETSGEESLLVSEASLRDNQLEVEKNYNELSPLREALSPIDSNAMTPKAPLLSGNAKNLQMSGNCQKFNAWSTNLKTSLVNEYIHFLNTANR
- the LOC106372581 gene encoding kinesin-like protein KIN-10B isoform X1; translation: MDSKTPLKTNILNSSCVSKVRVVLRVRPFLPREISEVQPCVSVIDRHHDSEVAVHLKDPLSCRKECYQLDALFHGRDGDEKVRQIFDREVNPLILGIFNGFNATVLAFGATGSGKTFTMQGTDELPGLMPLAMSTILSMCEKTASSAEVSYYEVYMDRCWDLLEVKATEVAIWEDKDGQVHLKGLSSIPVNSMPEFHEAYSCGVLRRKVAHTGLNDVSSRSHGVLVISVLSEGGVTGKINLIDLAGNEDNRRTGNEGIRLQESAKINQSLFALSNVVYALNNNLPRVPYRESKLTRILQDSLGGTSRALMVACLNPGEYQESLRTVSLAARSRQISNVVSMNPKVETPKVKVDMEAKLQAWLESKGKTKSSHRMMPIRSPLIGTNQSSISRSSVKKLGVHRSAVAGSAKLTGKEQRNAFVSARNLFGGEISDASQLWEPIQNLHLASPTKEDERETSGEESLLVSEASLRDNQLEVEKNYNELSPLREALSPIDSNAMTPKAPLLSGNAKNLQMSGNCQKFNAWSTNLKTSLVNEYIHFLNTANREELLELKGIGEKMADYIIELRETSPVKSLADLEKIGFTSRQVHNLFKRATEGILEKPLAASTTTP